From a single Sinorhizobium sp. RAC02 genomic region:
- a CDS encoding FAD-dependent oxidoreductase encodes MRDAKYDILFEPVAIGPHVAKNRFYQVPHCNGGGYRDPSAAAAMRGIKSEGGWGVIFTEQTEMHHTSEITPFIELRLWEDKDIPGLRRMSDAMKVHGALAGIQLAYSGINGPNFYTKEVPLAPSALPIRTFTNDPVQARALDKAEIKDLRRWFVNAAKRSKIAGFDLICLYGAHGFGIFQHFLSRATNQRTDEYGGSLENRSRFAREVVADIRDAVGDTTAITMRVSLDETIGELGFSNAEVREFVEMNADLPDLWDLAHGAWEDCSGPSRFKEEGAQELLVKGIRELSTRPVVGVGRFTSPDVMARMIRQGVLDFIGCARPSIADPFLPKKIEEGRIEDIRECIGCNMCITGDMTMSISRCTQNPTFMEEWRKGWHPERMNAKGDSQTVLVVGAGPAGLEATRALSVRGYDVTLAEATTTLGGRVARERLLPGLSAWGRVVDYRQYQISQRTNVETYFDSRLTAEDVLAFGFEHVAIATGSHWRRDGVARQHVVPMPIDPAMTVFTPDDIMAKAHGETLAGKTVVVYDDDHYYMGGVMAEVMAKAGAKVILVTPSAYVSDWTRNTLEQGAIHVRLDDLGVDIRLNRGVTAIRAGEVETNCTYTGRRSAIACDAVVMVASRLSEDALCNDLLARQGDWADAGIKTVKIIGDAAAPAPIAWATYAGHRYARELDTPDIGDALPFRREVTQLEPA; translated from the coding sequence ATGCGTGACGCCAAATACGATATCCTGTTCGAACCCGTTGCGATCGGCCCGCACGTCGCGAAGAACCGGTTCTACCAGGTGCCGCATTGCAATGGCGGCGGCTATCGCGATCCATCCGCGGCGGCTGCCATGCGCGGCATCAAGTCCGAGGGCGGCTGGGGCGTCATCTTCACCGAGCAGACCGAGATGCACCACACCTCGGAAATCACGCCCTTCATCGAGCTGCGCCTATGGGAAGACAAGGACATTCCCGGCCTTCGCCGCATGTCCGACGCCATGAAGGTGCACGGCGCATTGGCCGGTATCCAGCTTGCCTATTCCGGCATCAACGGCCCGAATTTTTATACCAAGGAGGTGCCGCTTGCGCCCTCGGCGCTGCCGATCCGCACCTTCACCAACGATCCGGTGCAGGCCCGCGCGCTCGACAAGGCGGAGATCAAGGATCTGCGCCGCTGGTTCGTCAACGCGGCGAAACGCTCGAAGATCGCCGGCTTCGACCTGATCTGTCTTTACGGCGCGCACGGGTTCGGGATCTTCCAGCACTTCCTGTCGCGCGCCACCAACCAGCGCACCGATGAATACGGTGGCAGCCTGGAAAACCGCTCGCGCTTCGCCCGTGAAGTCGTCGCCGATATCCGCGACGCCGTTGGCGACACGACGGCGATCACCATGCGCGTCAGCCTCGACGAGACGATCGGCGAACTCGGCTTTTCCAATGCCGAGGTGCGCGAATTCGTCGAGATGAACGCCGATCTGCCGGACCTCTGGGATCTGGCACACGGCGCCTGGGAAGACTGTTCCGGCCCCTCGCGTTTCAAGGAGGAAGGCGCGCAGGAGCTGCTGGTCAAGGGTATCCGCGAACTCTCCACCCGGCCCGTCGTCGGCGTCGGCCGTTTCACTTCGCCGGACGTGATGGCGCGTATGATCCGCCAGGGCGTGCTCGATTTCATCGGCTGTGCCCGCCCCTCGATTGCCGACCCCTTCCTCCCCAAGAAGATCGAGGAAGGCCGCATCGAGGATATCCGCGAATGCATCGGCTGCAACATGTGCATTACCGGCGACATGACCATGTCGATCAGCCGCTGCACGCAAAACCCGACCTTCATGGAAGAGTGGCGCAAGGGATGGCACCCGGAACGCATGAATGCGAAGGGCGACAGCCAGACGGTTCTCGTCGTCGGCGCCGGCCCGGCCGGCCTGGAAGCCACCCGCGCGCTCTCCGTGCGTGGTTATGACGTGACGCTCGCCGAGGCCACCACGACGCTCGGCGGCCGCGTGGCGCGCGAACGCCTGCTGCCCGGCCTTTCGGCCTGGGGCCGCGTTGTCGATTACCGCCAGTACCAGATTTCCCAGCGCACCAATGTGGAAACCTATTTCGACAGCCGGCTGACCGCCGAGGACGTGCTGGCCTTCGGTTTCGAGCATGTCGCCATCGCCACCGGCTCGCACTGGCGCCGCGATGGCGTCGCCCGCCAGCATGTCGTGCCCATGCCGATCGATCCGGCGATGACCGTCTTTACGCCGGACGACATTATGGCGAAGGCGCATGGCGAAACCCTCGCCGGCAAGACCGTCGTGGTCTATGACGACGACCATTACTACATGGGCGGCGTCATGGCCGAGGTGATGGCGAAAGCCGGCGCGAAGGTCATCCTCGTCACCCCGTCGGCCTATGTGTCCGACTGGACGCGCAACACGCTGGAACAGGGCGCCATCCATGTGCGCCTCGACGATCTCGGCGTCGACATCCGCCTCAACCGCGGCGTCACCGCGATCCGCGCCGGCGAGGTCGAGACCAACTGCACCTATACCGGCCGCCGCAGCGCCATTGCCTGCGACGCGGTCGTCATGGTCGCCTCGCGGCTCTCCGAGGATGCGCTCTGCAACGACCTCCTTGCCCGGCAGGGCGACTGGGCCGATGCCGGCATCAAGACGGTCAAGATCATCGGCGATGCGGCAGCCCCCGCGCCGATCGCCTGGGCGACCTATGCCGGCCACCGCTACGCACGGGAACTGGACACGCCGGATATCGGCGATGCCCTGCCCTTCCGCCGCGAAGTCACCCAACTCGAGCCGGCGTGA
- a CDS encoding ABC transporter ATP-binding protein, which produces MNKAIEVKSVSKSFGAYQALKSVSFGIGNNEFFTMLGPSGCGKTTLLRMLAGFESPDSGSILLNGEEVVAIPPHKRRVNTVFQSYALFPHMTLEQNVAYGLENLGWETVRIKNRVGEMLERVHMSAMAKRKPAQLSGGQRQRIALARALAPEPEVLLLDEPLSALDLKLRQAMRDELRTLQRDTGITFVFVTHDQEEALDMSDRIAVLGGGDVQQIGTPTEIYEEPVNRFVADFVGETNFLNVEVLEATGGQATIRTPFGVALTVPATGHAAKGRATLSVRPEKINLGDQAQGIIFEGRITNKNYMGGYTHYTLDVAGTELRASRRNASREGDTIALGATVPVGFVAGSARVLAA; this is translated from the coding sequence ATGAACAAGGCCATCGAAGTGAAATCGGTCTCGAAGAGCTTCGGGGCCTATCAGGCGCTGAAATCCGTCAGCTTCGGCATCGGCAACAACGAGTTCTTCACGATGCTCGGCCCGTCGGGCTGCGGCAAGACCACGCTGCTGCGCATGCTCGCCGGCTTCGAAAGCCCGGACTCGGGCTCGATCCTGCTCAACGGTGAAGAGGTCGTCGCCATTCCGCCGCACAAGCGGCGCGTCAACACGGTGTTCCAGAGTTATGCGCTGTTCCCGCACATGACGCTGGAGCAGAACGTCGCCTACGGGCTGGAAAACCTAGGCTGGGAGACGGTTCGCATCAAAAACCGCGTCGGCGAGATGCTGGAGCGCGTGCATATGAGCGCGATGGCCAAGCGAAAACCCGCCCAGCTTTCGGGCGGCCAGCGCCAGCGCATCGCGCTTGCCCGCGCGCTTGCGCCGGAACCGGAGGTTCTGCTGCTCGACGAGCCGCTCTCGGCGCTCGACCTGAAGCTCCGGCAGGCGATGCGCGACGAGTTGCGCACGCTCCAGCGCGATACCGGCATCACCTTCGTCTTCGTCACGCACGATCAGGAAGAGGCGCTCGACATGTCGGACCGCATCGCCGTGCTCGGCGGTGGCGACGTGCAGCAGATCGGCACGCCGACGGAAATCTACGAGGAGCCGGTCAACCGCTTCGTCGCGGATTTCGTCGGCGAGACGAATTTTCTCAACGTCGAGGTGCTGGAAGCCACTGGTGGACAGGCGACCATCCGCACGCCCTTCGGCGTGGCGCTCACCGTGCCCGCCACCGGCCATGCCGCCAAGGGGCGCGCGACACTTTCTGTGCGCCCGGAAAAGATCAATCTCGGCGATCAGGCGCAAGGCATCATCTTCGAGGGCCGGATCACCAACAAGAACTATATGGGCGGCTATACCCACTACACGCTGGACGTTGCCGGAACGGAGCTGCGCGCCTCCCGCCGCAATGCGTCCCGCGAGGGGGATACGATCGCGCTCGGCGCAACCGTTCCGGTGGGCTTCGTCGCGGGCTCCGCGCGAGTGCTTGCGGCATGA
- a CDS encoding ABC transporter permease, with protein MSDTALHAPAGTDRAPRARFWHDLSFWGLLPSWLLMGFALILPIFIIAAVSLATRGAHGGFAWDFNLAGYRQILFNEGWTGELEFTPQYLLIIARTFALAGATTLICLFFAVPVAYFISRQPPGRKAILVYLVTLPFWVSMILRVYAWMIILGKDGTLPRLLETLGFPAGMSFMFNDGATLTAMVYTAMPLMVLPVFASIEKLDGTLIEASHDLYGNRWVTLRRVILPLTAPGIVAGAILVFVPALGAVLEPTLMGGGKQMMMGSLIQLQFGGGRNWPFGAAIAMALMALVMVFLIFTALRAARREALP; from the coding sequence ATGAGCGACACCGCCCTCCACGCCCCCGCCGGAACGGACCGCGCCCCGCGCGCCCGTTTCTGGCATGACCTTTCCTTCTGGGGGCTGCTGCCGTCGTGGCTGCTGATGGGGTTTGCGCTCATCCTGCCCATCTTCATCATCGCCGCCGTCTCGCTCGCCACCCGCGGCGCCCATGGCGGCTTCGCCTGGGATTTCAACCTCGCAGGCTATCGCCAGATCCTGTTCAACGAGGGCTGGACGGGCGAGCTGGAATTCACCCCGCAATATCTGCTGATCATCGCCCGCACCTTCGCGCTCGCCGGCGCGACCACGCTGATCTGCCTGTTCTTTGCCGTGCCGGTCGCCTATTTCATCTCGCGCCAGCCGCCGGGCCGCAAGGCGATCCTCGTCTATCTGGTGACGCTGCCCTTCTGGGTCTCGATGATCCTGCGCGTCTATGCCTGGATGATCATTCTCGGCAAGGACGGCACGTTGCCCCGCCTGCTGGAAACGCTCGGTTTTCCCGCCGGCATGAGTTTCATGTTCAACGACGGCGCGACGCTGACGGCGATGGTCTACACCGCCATGCCGCTGATGGTGCTGCCGGTCTTCGCCTCCATCGAAAAGCTCGACGGCACGCTGATCGAGGCCTCGCACGATCTCTACGGCAACCGCTGGGTGACGCTGCGCCGGGTCATCCTGCCGCTGACGGCACCCGGTATCGTCGCCGGTGCCATCCTCGTCTTCGTGCCGGCGCTTGGCGCGGTGCTGGAGCCGACGCTGATGGGCGGCGGCAAGCAGATGATGATGGGCTCGCTGATCCAGCTGCAATTCGGCGGCGGCCGTAACTGGCCCTTCGGCGCGGCCATCGCCATGGCCTTGATGGCGCTCGTCATGGTCTTCCTGATCTTCACCGCGCTGCGCGCCGCCCGCCGGGAGGCCCTGCCATGA
- a CDS encoding ABC transporter permease encodes MSTRHDVKHYPGLGPFTALFFVYLYAPLAVIVVYSFNANRVAGVWTGFSLQWYGSALHNAALMSALETSLIVAAIATVVSTLIALSAALAIIRGKNVRFRKLSETVVNLPLLLPEIVLAVATLILFSLIDVQNGMLRLTIAHSAFCTPFAFLPIRARLQGMSLDLEEASADLYADRWTTFRRVTLPLIFPGVFSGAMLAFLISMDDFITSNLLSTGGSTTLPVYIFSLIRAGTSPELNAIATLLILASLILATAALLVAARGVRDNA; translated from the coding sequence ATGAGCACCCGCCACGACGTCAAGCATTATCCCGGCCTCGGACCGTTCACGGCCCTCTTCTTCGTCTATCTCTACGCGCCGCTCGCGGTGATTGTGGTCTACTCGTTCAACGCCAACCGGGTTGCCGGTGTGTGGACGGGCTTTTCCCTGCAATGGTACGGCTCGGCGCTCCACAATGCCGCGCTGATGAGCGCGCTGGAGACCTCGCTGATCGTGGCGGCGATTGCGACCGTCGTCTCCACGCTGATCGCGCTCTCCGCCGCACTCGCCATCATCCGCGGCAAGAACGTGCGATTCCGCAAGCTTTCGGAGACGGTGGTTAACCTGCCGCTGCTGTTGCCGGAAATCGTGCTGGCCGTCGCCACCCTCATCCTGTTCTCGCTGATCGACGTGCAGAACGGCATGCTGCGGCTGACCATCGCGCACTCCGCCTTCTGCACGCCCTTCGCCTTCCTGCCGATCCGCGCCCGCCTGCAAGGCATGTCGCTCGATCTCGAAGAGGCGAGCGCCGACCTCTATGCCGACCGCTGGACGACGTTTCGCCGTGTGACGCTGCCCTTGATCTTTCCGGGCGTCTTTTCCGGCGCCATGCTCGCCTTCCTGATCTCGATGGACGACTTCATCACCTCGAACCTGCTGTCGACCGGCGGCTCGACGACGTTGCCCGTCTACATCTTCTCGCTGATCCGCGCCGGCACCTCGCCCGAACTGAACGCCATCGCGACGCTGCTGATCCTTGCCTCGCTCATCCTGGCCACTGCAGCGCTTCTCGTCGCTGCGCGCGGCGTCCGTGACAATGCCTGA
- a CDS encoding extracellular solute-binding protein — MKTYFAATALALCFATAAQAEGQLNIYAWAESISPALIEKFSKENDVKVNVDSFTSNEDLLTKLQAGSSGYDIATPSQHFLRVMIDQGIIENFGASKLKAFENIEEKWRNQWWDETQDYSIPLAYGTAGFVVNTEQYKGPTDSFKYFFEPDGELKGKIALLSYPDEVIGAAQLYLGVPFCSEDQAEMKKVLDLLMAQKPSVAAYSSDNIASRLASGEVSAHFWWDGDSLRARKAGSPVSLAMTKEGLVGWMDSYVVPKGAPNRDNAVKFVDFMSTLENATEQMNFYSHSSPMKVIQEKVVNTKETAPELYPEVPITFSRTCSAAAQDLVTRVWTQLLQ, encoded by the coding sequence ATGAAGACGTACTTTGCAGCCACAGCCCTTGCACTCTGCTTTGCCACCGCCGCGCAGGCGGAGGGGCAATTGAACATCTACGCCTGGGCCGAATCCATCTCCCCGGCGTTGATCGAAAAATTCTCCAAGGAGAACGACGTCAAGGTCAACGTCGACAGCTTCACCTCGAACGAGGACCTGCTGACCAAGCTGCAGGCCGGCTCATCCGGCTATGACATCGCCACGCCTTCGCAGCACTTTCTGCGCGTGATGATCGATCAGGGCATCATCGAGAATTTCGGGGCCAGCAAGTTGAAGGCCTTCGAGAACATCGAGGAGAAATGGCGCAATCAGTGGTGGGACGAGACGCAGGACTATTCGATCCCGCTCGCCTATGGCACCGCAGGCTTTGTGGTGAACACCGAGCAGTACAAGGGCCCGACCGATAGCTTCAAGTACTTCTTCGAGCCGGACGGTGAACTGAAGGGCAAGATCGCCCTTTTGTCCTATCCCGACGAGGTGATCGGTGCCGCCCAGCTCTATCTCGGCGTGCCCTTCTGCTCGGAAGACCAGGCGGAGATGAAGAAGGTGCTGGATCTTCTGATGGCGCAGAAGCCGTCGGTTGCCGCCTATTCCTCCGACAATATCGCAAGCCGCCTCGCCTCCGGCGAAGTCTCGGCGCATTTCTGGTGGGATGGCGATTCGCTCAGGGCCCGCAAGGCCGGCTCACCCGTCAGCCTCGCCATGACCAAGGAAGGCCTCGTCGGCTGGATGGATAGCTACGTCGTTCCGAAGGGTGCGCCGAACCGCGACAATGCGGTGAAGTTCGTCGACTTCATGTCGACGCTGGAGAACGCCACGGAACAGATGAACTTCTATTCCCACTCCTCGCCGATGAAGGTCATCCAGGAGAAGGTCGTCAACACCAAGGAAACAGCACCGGAACTCTATCCGGAAGTGCCGATCACCTTCTCGCGCACCTGCTCGGCCGCCGCACAGGATCTGGTGACCCGCGTCTGGACACAGCTCCTGCAATAA
- a CDS encoding RidA family protein has product MPVHNRIRPFNTKETYPEQKLNNDLCQAVVARGATVFVRGQISQDLDTRESLYIGDAGAQARKAMENIKMLLEEAGSDLSHICRVVVYLIDIRYREAVYMEMGKYLQGVFPVSTGLVVSALARPEWLVEIEATAVIPDEA; this is encoded by the coding sequence ATGCCCGTGCACAACCGCATCCGTCCGTTCAACACCAAGGAAACCTATCCGGAGCAGAAGCTCAACAACGACCTCTGCCAGGCGGTGGTGGCGCGGGGGGCGACGGTTTTCGTGCGCGGGCAGATCTCGCAGGACCTCGACACGCGCGAAAGCCTGTATATCGGCGATGCCGGCGCGCAAGCCCGCAAGGCCATGGAAAACATCAAGATGCTGCTGGAAGAGGCGGGCTCCGACCTCAGCCATATCTGCCGCGTCGTCGTCTACCTGATCGACATCCGCTACCGCGAGGCGGTCTATATGGAGATGGGTAAATATCTGCAGGGCGTGTTCCCCGTCTCGACGGGCCTCGTCGTTTCCGCACTTGCCCGGCCGGAATGGCTGGTCGAGATCGAAGCGACCGCCGTCATTCCCGACGAAGCGTGA
- a CDS encoding DUF1028 domain-containing protein, translated as MTFSVSGRCAETGMFGIAVSSSSPSVAARCAHVRAGVGAVSTQNITDPRLGPKGLDLMATGLSAEAALERLIAEAPHIEYRQLALVDAAGRAAAYSGAKTLGTHATARGDNVVAAGNMLTTTDIPQKMVEAFEASQGKHLGDRLIGAMRAALAAGGEEGPVHSMGLVMVDKVSWNVADLRIDWTDGDPIEECAALWERWRTEMDAYVTRALNPTAAPSYGVPGDL; from the coding sequence ATGACCTTTTCCGTCTCCGGCCGCTGCGCCGAGACCGGCATGTTCGGTATCGCCGTCTCCTCCTCCTCGCCGAGTGTTGCGGCGCGCTGCGCCCATGTACGCGCCGGCGTCGGCGCGGTCTCAACGCAGAACATCACCGATCCCCGGCTCGGCCCCAAGGGTCTCGACCTGATGGCGACCGGTCTTTCGGCGGAAGCAGCGCTCGAACGGCTGATCGCGGAAGCGCCCCATATTGAATACCGCCAGCTCGCGCTCGTCGATGCCGCGGGACGGGCAGCCGCCTATTCGGGCGCAAAAACGCTCGGCACCCACGCCACGGCGCGCGGCGACAATGTCGTTGCGGCGGGCAACATGCTGACGACGACGGACATTCCGCAAAAGATGGTCGAAGCCTTCGAGGCATCACAGGGAAAACACCTCGGCGACCGGCTGATCGGCGCAATGCGGGCAGCGCTCGCGGCGGGCGGCGAAGAGGGGCCGGTGCACTCGATGGGCCTCGTCATGGTCGACAAGGTTTCATGGAACGTCGCGGACCTGCGCATCGACTGGACGGACGGCGACCCGATCGAGGAATGTGCCGCACTCTGGGAGCGCTGGCGCACGGAAATGGACGCCTATGTCACCCGCGCGCTCAATCCGACAGCGGCACCGAGCTACGGCGTGCCCGGCGATCTTTGA
- the argE gene encoding acetylornithine deacetylase, with amino-acid sequence MIPSTPEILARLVAEPTVSRTSNLALLDYVEGLLRPVGAKIERFSHPDGSRANLWATIGPDGPGGVVLSGHTDVVPVEGQDWSADPFTLVERDGRFYGRGAADMKGFVAAAVRAMLIASSRPLKTPLHLALSYDEEIGCIGVRGLIDALAMRIERPALCIVGEPTGMRIATGHKGKLALRACCYGQEGHSALAPNALNALHLGASFITALQARQEDLSVKGARDADYDIPYSTIHAGMMRGGTALNIVPNRCEIDFEIRNIAEDDPQDILTGIAADAEAIAAPFRNRFPMACIEIEQVSGYPGLNAEPDAPVVRLLRRILDHDDPTLKVAFGTEGGLFNEILGISTAVCGPGFMEQGHKPDEFVSADQLGRCDAMLARLVDLLEAGVA; translated from the coding sequence ATGATCCCTTCGACCCCGGAAATCCTCGCCCGTCTTGTCGCCGAGCCAACGGTCTCGCGGACGTCGAACCTCGCGCTGTTGGATTATGTCGAGGGCCTGCTCCGTCCCGTCGGCGCAAAGATCGAGCGGTTCTCCCATCCGGATGGCAGCCGCGCCAATCTGTGGGCGACCATCGGGCCGGATGGACCGGGCGGCGTGGTGCTTTCGGGGCATACGGATGTGGTGCCGGTCGAAGGACAGGACTGGAGCGCCGATCCGTTTACCCTCGTCGAGCGCGATGGCCGGTTTTACGGGCGTGGCGCGGCCGACATGAAGGGCTTCGTCGCGGCGGCGGTGCGGGCAATGCTTATCGCCTCCTCCCGGCCGCTCAAAACGCCGCTGCATCTCGCATTGTCCTATGACGAGGAGATCGGCTGCATCGGCGTGCGCGGCCTGATCGATGCGCTGGCCATGCGGATTGAACGGCCGGCGCTGTGCATCGTCGGCGAGCCGACAGGCATGCGGATTGCCACGGGCCACAAGGGCAAGCTGGCGCTACGCGCCTGCTGTTATGGACAGGAAGGGCACTCGGCGCTCGCGCCCAATGCGCTGAACGCGCTGCATCTCGGCGCCAGCTTCATCACCGCGCTTCAGGCGCGGCAGGAGGACCTGTCGGTCAAGGGCGCGCGCGATGCCGACTACGACATCCCCTATTCCACCATCCATGCCGGCATGATGCGCGGCGGCACCGCACTCAACATCGTGCCGAACCGCTGCGAGATCGACTTCGAGATCCGCAACATTGCCGAAGACGACCCGCAGGACATCCTCACCGGCATTGCGGCCGATGCCGAGGCGATCGCCGCGCCCTTCCGCAACCGCTTTCCCATGGCCTGTATCGAGATCGAGCAGGTCTCCGGCTATCCGGGCCTGAATGCCGAACCGGACGCGCCCGTGGTGCGCCTGCTGCGGCGCATTCTCGATCACGACGATCCGACGCTGAAAGTCGCCTTCGGCACCGAGGGCGGGCTGTTCAACGAGATCCTCGGCATTTCCACCGCCGTCTGCGGCCCCGGCTTCATGGAGCAGGGCCACAAGCCGGACGAATTCGTCAGCGCCGATCAACTCGGCCGATGTGACGCTATGCTGGCGCGGCTGGTCGACCTGCTGGAGGCTGGCGTGGCCTGA
- a CDS encoding substrate-binding domain-containing protein, translating to MKKLAMLLACAAAFALPVVASAQDAAGTTKKDSYRFVVVPKVVHPWFDKVNEGAQAAAAAIKAQTGSSVEVIYSAPQSADVVQQNQIIDSALATQPDGLALDLLDPSGNRASLEEAQAQNIPLVIFDSIPPEGMAIPYIGSDFCEQAKIAARRLVEVLGGEGEVAIMQGVPTAPNHSIRAECHRQVFAEHKGIKVVAEGIDNDSIETAQQQAAAIMQANPNLKGWVASDAAGPIGIGQAIVEAGKQGKVTLVGLDNLPEMLDMIRDGVADSSSASQPELQGYWSVMLLWAQATGAKVPGYLDTGNAFLTKENVGG from the coding sequence ATGAAGAAACTTGCCATGCTGCTGGCGTGCGCCGCCGCATTCGCCCTGCCCGTCGTCGCCTCGGCGCAGGACGCCGCCGGAACCACCAAGAAGGACAGCTATCGCTTCGTCGTCGTGCCGAAGGTCGTGCATCCGTGGTTCGACAAGGTGAACGAAGGCGCACAGGCGGCAGCCGCCGCGATCAAGGCGCAGACCGGCTCGAGCGTCGAAGTCATCTATTCGGCACCGCAGTCCGCCGACGTCGTCCAGCAGAACCAGATCATCGACAGCGCGCTCGCGACCCAGCCCGACGGCCTCGCGCTCGACCTGCTCGACCCCTCGGGCAACCGTGCCTCGCTCGAAGAAGCACAGGCCCAGAACATCCCACTGGTGATCTTCGATTCGATCCCGCCGGAAGGCATGGCGATCCCCTATATCGGCTCCGACTTCTGCGAGCAGGCGAAGATCGCGGCCCGCCGCCTCGTCGAGGTTCTCGGCGGTGAAGGCGAAGTCGCCATCATGCAGGGTGTTCCGACCGCGCCGAACCACTCGATCCGCGCCGAATGCCACCGCCAGGTCTTTGCCGAACACAAGGGCATCAAGGTCGTTGCCGAAGGTATCGACAATGACAGCATCGAGACGGCGCAGCAGCAGGCGGCCGCCATCATGCAGGCGAACCCGAACCTCAAGGGCTGGGTCGCGTCCGACGCGGCAGGCCCGATCGGCATCGGCCAGGCGATCGTTGAAGCCGGCAAGCAGGGCAAGGTCACCCTCGTCGGTCTCGACAACCTGCCGGAAATGCTCGACATGATCCGCGATGGCGTCGCCGACAGCTCGTCGGCCTCGCAGCCGGAACTGCAGGGCTACTGGTCGGTCATGCTGCTCTGGGCGCAGGCAACGGGCGCCAAGGTGCCGGGTTACCTCGACACCGGCAACGCCTTCCTCACCAAGGAAAATGTCGGCGGCTGA
- a CDS encoding sugar ABC transporter ATP-binding protein, with protein sequence MAYLETRGLGRDFPGVTALDGVDLSIELGRTHIFAGENGAGKSTLVKILTGTDRPSRGQVLIDGHDPADDASLYKNVAYVPQELNLFPQMSVAENLFMPFERTGHGGLLVNRGALVEEARTYLERFGIEADPRALVANISVSDQQLLQIARACTNADMKVLILDEPTSSLTRVEVDRVFKVIRGLLDRDHAIVFISHKMDEVFAIGDDYTVLRNGEKVESGRIADIGEADLIRAMSGRDLAFDEHFRPQGPVTDTIMDVRGLSGARFHDVSFTLRRGEILGFAGLVGAGRSEVMQTVFGFLKAKAGAVTVDGKPWTLNDTSASVDGGMLYLSEERKHHGIFPLLSLRENIGISILSLTRGSFGISGGREREAVQKIIDDYGIRTSGMGKRISQLSGGNQQKAIIGRAMATRPRVLIFDEPTKGIDIRTKTEIYKIMKGLAEEGVGVILVSSELDELKKCASRIVTMHHGRITGEFDTTNTSNETLVGAIFGTEAKAHAN encoded by the coding sequence ATGGCTTATCTCGAAACCCGCGGCCTTGGCCGGGACTTTCCCGGCGTGACCGCCCTCGACGGGGTCGATCTGTCGATCGAACTCGGCCGCACGCACATTTTCGCCGGCGAAAACGGTGCCGGCAAATCCACCCTCGTCAAGATCCTCACCGGCACCGACCGTCCGTCGCGCGGCCAGGTGCTGATCGACGGGCATGACCCGGCCGACGATGCGAGCCTCTACAAGAACGTCGCCTATGTGCCGCAGGAGCTCAACCTCTTCCCGCAGATGAGCGTTGCGGAAAACCTCTTCATGCCGTTCGAACGGACGGGGCATGGCGGGCTTCTCGTCAATCGCGGTGCGCTCGTCGAGGAGGCCCGCACCTATCTCGAACGCTTCGGCATCGAGGCCGATCCGCGCGCGCTGGTCGCCAACATCTCGGTTTCCGACCAGCAGTTGCTGCAGATCGCCCGCGCCTGCACCAATGCCGATATGAAGGTCCTCATCCTCGATGAACCGACGTCATCGCTGACGCGCGTCGAAGTCGACCGGGTCTTCAAGGTCATCCGCGGCCTGCTCGACCGCGACCACGCCATCGTCTTCATCAGCCACAAAATGGACGAGGTCTTTGCGATCGGCGACGACTACACGGTGCTGCGCAACGGCGAGAAAGTCGAAAGCGGCCGGATTGCCGACATCGGCGAAGCGGACCTGATCCGCGCCATGTCCGGCCGGGATCTCGCCTTCGACGAACATTTCCGCCCGCAAGGGCCTGTTACCGACACGATCATGGATGTGCGCGGGCTTTCCGGTGCCCGTTTCCACGATGTCAGCTTTACCCTGCGCCGTGGCGAGATCCTCGGTTTTGCCGGGCTCGTCGGCGCCGGGCGCTCGGAGGTCATGCAGACGGTCTTCGGCTTCCTGAAAGCCAAGGCCGGTGCCGTGACGGTCGATGGCAAGCCCTGGACGTTGAACGACACATCCGCCTCGGTCGACGGCGGCATGCTCTACCTCTCGGAGGAGCGCAAGCACCACGGCATCTTCCCGCTGCTGTCGCTACGCGAAAACATCGGCATTTCCATCCTCTCGCTCACCAGGGGCTCGTTCGGCATCAGCGGCGGCCGCGAGCGGGAGGCGGTGCAGAAGATCATCGACGACTACGGCATCCGCACCTCCGGCATGGGCAAGCGCATCTCGCAGCTCTCCGGCGGCAACCAGCAGAAGGCCATCATCGGCCGGGCGATGGCGACCCGGCCGCGCGTGCTGATCTTCGACGAACCCACCAAGGGCATCGACATCCGCACCAAGACCGAGATCTACAAGATCATGAAGGGTCTGGCGGAAGAAGGCGTCGGCGTCATCCTCGTCTCCTCCGAACTCGATGAACTCAAGAAATGCGCAAGCCGCATCGTGACCATGCACCATGGCCGCATCACCGGCGAGTTCGACACCACGAACACCAGCAATGAAACCCTCGTAGGCGCCATCTTCGGCACGGAGGCGAAAGCCCATGCAAACTAG